TCGGTGCCTCCCGGGAAAGTCCCGAAAGACTGCCGACATTGGCATTCCGAATTCAAATCGTTAACACCTTGAAACGTCATGAACACTGTAAAAAACCTAGCGTTTAAACTGAGACTCCTAAAATCTGTCGGACGATACTGATGCGTTCGTTCTCCTAACTACCTGGCACTGCTGGCGATACGTAAGTCGGAGAGGGAAAAGGATACGGATTCTATGGATTTGTATCACCGTTTTGATTCTTATCGCTCCGGTACTGCTTCTACCCAAGGTTGCTTTCTACTACGGAGTAGTTGCGTGTGTTACAGGGATCTTTTGGACCTCTGATACTACTTTGGGCAAGGTGGACCGGTGGTGGCGTGGAGTCATTGGGGGTTGTGTTCTATTGGCATTGCCAACCATTTGGCAATGGCCTGTAGAAAGTTGGGTCGGGGCAATGGTGATTCCAACAGTAGGGCACCTTGGTGTCTCAAGTTGGAGTTATTCTTTTGTAAAATGTTGGGTTGAGTCCGCCGTTGAGGCAAGAATTGACGTAGCCGAAATCGAGGCGAGAATACTTGATATATATGGGAGGGTCGTGGGAAGAATTTTTGTTGTGGCGGTACCGTATATCCTATACGTCGGTATGGTTTCGGACAACTACGCTTGGATTGGTGCGGCTTTGGGATTCTTAACGATTTACGGCATTGCTGCTGGACTAGGGCTAAGATTGCGGGGCAATAGAAAGTCTTCATCAATTGGAATTGTAATTGCGCGTGAGGCAGCCTCCACGCTGTTGATAATTGGCCCCATTCTGTTGCTCGGTATCTTCGCTTGTTGGGCTACGTTTGTAGCTGGTTTTTATGATTTATTTCGCGGAGTGGCGGCGTTGGATCTGCGTCGAGTAGTGCAGGCAATACTGCATATCATTGTCGGATGGTATCTTGGTATGAATGTGGCCATTCTCTGTCAGTTGGATAGAATCTCCAGAGCCCGACCAATCCCAAGCACGTAGTAATGCAGGACTCGCCAGGAAAATGTTTTGCTTCAGGCTGTTAGTTTCCTGACAATGTCGCGTAGCCCCTTCGTTTCTAGCTTTGAGTTTCCTGTTATTCTCGTAAGCGTCAGGAAAACTGCGGGACAAAATGGAGAAGAAATACTTGCAGCACAGGCGACCGACTCGCATGCTCGGCTCTAAGAGAGAGCACCTGGAGGAAAAAAAGGCTATCGAACGCGCAACAGCGGAAGCGTTCCTACTGTTGTATAACCAACAAAAAGGAACTTCATACCAAATTGTGCAGCATGAGGATAGTCCGGACATTATTGCCCAGAATCGCGACGGTCAAACCTTACAGTTGGAAATCGTGTTGACCGAAGATCGACGGGGCGACATCCCAGCCTCCTTAGGAAGATCCAGCGGTCGAACCGTACAAGCGCTTAAGCGCAATCTTCGCAACAATCGAGCCGGAATCGCCGCTTTGACGACCTCGGCAAGCGTGCTTGGTTGCAATGTTTTGGACTCTCTAATGCGGCGACTTAGTGATAAATTTCTGAAGCGATATGGGCCTAACACCGCTCTCGTGGTTCGAGACACGTCTGGGGTGGATTGGGACTGGGATGTAGTAGTCGAACCGATTGGCAAGAAACTTGAGAGATTATCCAATCCGTTCGACAGAGGTGTCTGGATTATTAATAAGTCTAAAGATCGAATTTTTCGGATCGCGTAACGAAAGGATTGAAGCTCATTTGCCTTTTTTTCTCCACACCGCCGCCACTTCGTCCACCGTCGCGACGTCGAACTGCGTCCTCTCCATCAGTTTCAGCGCCATCTCGTGCAGCTCGCGGTTTCGCGAGCCGACGCCGTCTTTAAGGACGACCACGTCGTAGCCGAGATTGCGTCCGCTGCGCGCGGTGCCCTCGACGCCCCCTTCCGTGGCGACGCCGCCGATGACGATCGCGCCGATGCCTCGGCTGCGCAGCATCAAATCGAAGTCCGTTCCAATGAAGCCGTCCGGTCTGCGTTTCTTAAAAACGATATCGCTCGGCTCGGGCTTCAGCTCTTCGACGATCTCCCGCCCGTGCGGATCGTCCTTTTCTTTCAGCAGTTGCGCAACGTCGGTTACATTCGCTCTCTTCATTCGAAGGCGTACCCAGACGCCGGCCTCTTCCTTGACCAAATCGAAAGGTGTCTGCAGCGAATAGAAAACCTGCACGCCCGCCCGGCGCGCGACACCCGCCAGCGTCTTCAGGTTTGCCGCGATCTCCTTATAGTTGAAGGCGTTCGGCGCGATGGCGTATTCCATGTCCCAGAGGAGCAAAGCGGTCCGGCGGGGATCGACGATCTCCGCCAGAGTGCTCGGTATTTTTTTTCCTGCTAGATCCAACATGGTCGTTCTCCCGCCCTGGTTCGACTATGTCGCCACACCGCTAGCGCTTCAGATGTTTTTTCGTCAGGTTGTTGACGAATTCCGCCACGCCGGGCGAAACCGTGAGCAACTGGCGCATGATCGGCTCGGCTTCGTTGACCATGAGAAGCTCGGCGTCGTCTCCCGCCACGCCGAGCATGTCCTTGTGAAATTCCTTGTCGTTCTCCAGACGCGCAAAAGATTCTCTCAGCGTCCTTACGGCGGCCGGCGGCGTTTTCGGCGGCGCGAAGAGCGGCCTTCCGGCCGCGTCCGAACCGGCCCAACTCCTGTACGCGTCCCAAGCGGCGCCCGCGGGACGATTCTTCCCCAGCGTCTCTTCGAACGTAGGCACATTGGGAAATTCCGGTCTTCTCTTGAACGAGCCCGCCGATGTGAGACGGCCCTGTTGCACGAAAGGTTGGAAGCCCTCGGCGATCAACTCGCGAAGCGCCTGAAGGTTCGCCGAGGCATAGATATCGCTTTCCCCGCGCTGAAACGCGATGCGCAGCTCGCCGCCGCCGCGATAGCCCAATATCCAGCGCACGTTCCATTTCAAATATTCCGCGCCCCAGAAAAAGATGGTGGACCAACTGTCGTCGGCGGTGCGCGAGCCGATGCCGAGCGGAGGTTTCAACGAGTTGGTCAGACGCTCGAGATTGTCCGGTTTGATCATCGCGACCGAAGTGCCGCGCACGACGCTGCCCACCATTTCCCACGTCCTGAGATCGAACTTTGCGCCTTCCGCGCCAAAGACCTGCTGCGTGATCGAGCTGACGCTCGTATAATGGAGCGTGAGTCCGTCGGGCTTCGCCAGTTGCTCGAACCAGTTCGTGGCCACGATCCCGCCGGCGCCGGGCATGTTCTGGACGAGGACGGACGGATTTCCGGGAATGTGGCGCTCCAGATAACGCGCAAGAAGCCTCGCCTCCGCGTCCACTCCTCCGCCGGCGGGAAAGCCGGCGATGATTTTTATCGTCTTGCCCTTGAAATTCTCCTGGGCAAAGAGATCGGCCGCCCCACCCAGAAACACAAGAATGAGGCTTAAGGCACGGAAGAGGAAGATAAGAATCATAGGCGGCTTCTCCGAAACAAAATTCGTGACCGTTCGATCTACAGGTTATAAAGGGCCGTTGGATTGTCGTAGAGGATTTTCCCGATTACAGCCGCTTTCAGCTCCCCTTTGTTGTGGAGGATACGTAGCGCCTCGATCTCGCTCGAGGTATCGGCGTGGCCGTAGTCCGAGCCGATGACGATGTTATCCTCGCCCGAGTACTTGAGCACGTAGGAAAGGTCGTCGTCGGTCTGGCAGGCGACGTAAAGACGGTTTTCGCGCATCCAGTCTTTGCCGAGAGGCTTGCCGTTTTTTTCGAAGCGCTTCGCCAGTTCGTGGTAAACATAGGGGAGCCATTGAGCGCGGACTTCGATGAAGCCGAAGCGGAGTCGGGGAAACCTGGCTGGAATTCCGTCGTGCACGATGGCATGGAAAGCCGACAGCACCGCGAGCTTGAATTTCGCGAAGCCGCTTTCGCGCTCGAAGATCTCCATCCACTGAAATCCGCCGGTGGAAGCGTGAACGCAAACGGCGAGATCGAGCTTCTGAGCCTCTTCGTAGAACGGATAAAAATACGGGTCGCTCAGTATTTTGTCGCACATGATACCGCGCATGAAAAGCGCGCAGGCGCCGTGGTCTTTGGCAAATCTTGCCTCAGCAAGCGCCGCCTCCGTGCTGAGCAACGGCGCCGCCGCAACCCAGCGAAGACGCCCGTTCGTTTCAGCGCACAGATCGTTTACCCATCGGTTATAGCTCCGACAAAGCCCCGCTTCGACTTCCGCTCTGGAGGTGAGAGCGCGCAGAAATAGGGAGGGATAGAGGATTTGAACGTCGATCTCGAGCTCGTTCATATGCCTGAGCCTTGCCTCGATGTCCCGCATCTCTCGAACGTCCGCAGGAATATCCGGATTGACGTTGACGCCACGCGAAAAAATCTTTCCGTCGATCAGCCAACCTTTTCGCCCGCTCTCCGTCGGCACCAAGACCGGCCGGGACTTCGCCTCGTCTCCCCGCATGTATTCCCACGTCCGCTCCGTTTCAATCACGTGGGTATCGGCGTCGATGGCCCGCATCTCTCTCTTCGACCAAGCCAATTACTTCTTGATCTCTTCCAGGTATATCACTTCCGTCTCGCTCGGCTCGGGGAAAACTTTTTCGGAATCCGCGACCGCCCCGCTTAGATCCTGGCCGGTCAACATCTCGTAGAGCTTGCCCATCGCCGCGGGCGTGTTGAGGCGGGAAAAGCCTTGCGCGCGTCCCATCTCCTGGAGCTGGTTGACCGTGTTCATTAGAGGAAGCGGCAGGTCCAAAAGACCTGCGATTTCAAGGGCCTGGCGAATGTCTTTATAGCTATTGCTGAGCGCGCCGCCGTAGCTGTTCATCCGCTTGAGAAAATCCTCCACCCGCCCCGCGGACTCGCGCGAGCCGGTGGTTTTGAGAAGCTCATGAAAGAGTTTAGGATCGATGCTTTGGGCCGTCAGCCAGCTAAGGACCTCGGCGGAAATGATGCTGTTCGCGGCGGCGAACATGATGACCGCTATCTTCATTGCCTTGGGCATCCAGGGTTCCGCGACGCATATAACTTTTTGGCTGAGATCTTTTAAAATCCCGAGACATTTCTCCAAAGCCTCTTTTTTTCCGCCGACGACGATCGACAGAAGACCCTTGGGGATCGTGATGGCGGGCGCGCCGGCGGCGTGAAGCGTCGCGCCGAGGAAGTGAGCGCCTCTCTTTTCGACCTGCTGTTCAAGCTCGCGCGCAAACTGGGGATCGGTTCCACTGAGGTCGATAAGAGCGCCGCCGGGCTGCACAGCGGCGCAAACTCCATTTTTTCCAAAAGTCGCCGCCTTGACTTCCGTGCTCGATGGCAAAATCGTTAGCGTAAACTCCGACACGGCTTCTCTCGCGGAAGCTGTCTTTGTCGCTCCGCGTTCCGCGAGCGCGTTCATCGCCTCGGGATTCAAATCATAGACCTTTAAGCGATGGCCTTTTTTGAGCAAGCGCTCGGCGATCGGTTTGCCCGCGTTTCCCAGGCCGATGACTCCAATTTCTTTCATGGCTAATTCCACTGAAAGCGAGTCCTCGGGGCGCGAGTTTTCGGCCGCTCTTCGACAGGCTCAGAGTGGTGAGCTTTGTCGAACCACGGCCGATAGAGCAGTGCCACAATCGAACCTCTCTTATCGGACGTCCGCAGCCTCTCCTTCGTGCCCCTCGGCCTCGAAGTGAAGGACGCTTCCTTAGGGGACAGGTTCAACATAATCGAAGGATTATTTTTTTTTCAGCGCTTTCTCAGCGACCTTCTGCATCGCTTTGATTTTCGCCGGGTCCTGATTCTGCGACGCGTTCAGCATGTAATATTCGATGCCGCTCTGAGGCCTTGCCCAGAGAGGCAAGTCGTCTTTGGGAATATCCATTCTCAAAGAATTGGTCTCGCTGTATTTCTGCCACGCGATCTGGCCTTCGCGCGAGAGCACCCAATTGACGAATACCTTGGCGGCGTTGGGGTGCGGCGCTCGATTGAGCAGCGCGAGGCAGCAGGCGCCGCCGCCCATGATGTCGCCTTCCTTCAGCGGATGCGGCAGAAGATCGACGGGAAGTCCTTGCTGCTTGGCCCGCATCACCGGCTGGCCGCTGCCGATGTAAAATAAAATTTTTCCTTGCCCCAGCCAGTCCGTCCCCTGTTCGAGATGGCGCGTGACCAGAATGTCGGTCTCCGTGAGAAGCCGCGAGATGAAGCGCGGGCCGAGCGCCGGCGCGGCATAAAAAAATACGAAGGTCTCGCCGCCGCCGCCGGACACAAGCGGATCGAAAGTCCCGAGCTTGCCTTTGAATTTCGGCTTCAACAGGTCCCACCAGGATTGCACCTCTTTCGGATCGAGGAGGCTCGTGTTGTAAGAGCCGCGTCGGGTGCCGAGCTCGCCCGTGAGCAGAATGGCGGATTGATTCTGCGAGTCGGCGAACCACAACTTTTTTTGCCACCACGCCGACTCGTCATGGACCTCGGGTAAAATCATGACGGGACGAAGCGGCTCCAGCACGCCCGGAGGATAGGCCACGTAGTTGCTGGAGCCGCCCATGATGAGATCCGCGAGATATTTTCCCGCGCGCCGCTCGGTGAGGATCTTCTGCGTGAGATCCGATCCCTTGCCGGGCAGGAAGTTGATCTTGATTCCCGCAAAGGCCTTCTGAAACGTTTCCCAGAGCGGCAGGTACATCGGATTGTGCGGGCCGTAGACCGCGACTTCGCCTTCACGCTTCGCCGCTTGAATCGTTTTTTCCCATTCCGGTTTCCAACTTTCGGCCGCGAAAACGGGACAGAGGAAAGCACAATGGATCAAAAGGAGAGAAATGAGCGCTCTTAGAGACGGCCGAGGCTTCATGCCTGCTTCCAGTTTGCTGCGTATTACGCTAAATTGCCCGCTGCTAAACATATGTTAGGGGCATCACTTCGTCAATGAGAAAAATTCCCGCGCTGGATATCCGCGGCGTTTCGTACGCGCTCGACGGGAAAAAGATTCTCGATTCGGTAAGCTGGACCATCGAGCCCGGAGAGCATTGGGCGATTCTCGGCCCGAACGGCTCCGGCAAGACGACGCTGCTCCGAATCGCCTGCGGCTTTCTCTGGCCCAACGCCGGCGGCGACGTTTATCGCAAGGGTCGGTCGCTTATCAATCTTCCCGAGCTTCGAAAAAGCATCGGCTGGGTCAGCGCGACCTTGGCGTCGCAGATCCCGCCGCGCGAGCCGGTGTTGAGGACGGTGGTCTCGGGAAAGTACGCGCAGGTGGGTCTTTTCGAGTGGCCGTGGGAAGCGCCGACGAAAAAAGATTTCGCCCTCGCGGAGGAATATCTCGAGCAGATGAGCGCGGCGTCGCTTGAAGATCAGGAGTTCGGCACGCTGTCGCAGGGGGAGCAGCAGAAGGTTATGATCGTGCGCGCGCGGATGACCCGGCCGTACCTCATTCTGCTGGACGAGCCGTGCGCCGGATTGGACCCCGGCGCGCGCGAGAATTTTCTCGCGAGCTTGAAAAAGCTCGGCAAGCGAAAACAAGTTCCGGCGCTGGTCTACGTCACGCACCACGTCGAGGAGATCCTGCCGATGTTCAAGAAGACGCTGATCTTGAAGCAGGGCAGGGTGCTGGCGTCGGGAAAGACAAGCGCGCTGCTTAAGCCGGAGACCTTGGAAAAACTTTACGGCGTGTCGCTCAGCACCATCAGGAAGAAGGGCCGGTGCTGGCCGATCGCCGGGTGAACATACTGGATGACGAACCGGCTTCGCCAGATCATCTTTGGCCCGAACCACCGTTGGTGGGCGCTCTCCGTGGCCGCGCTGGCGACGTTCATGGTCACCACGGACGCGGGGCTTCTCAGCATCAGTCTGCCGGTGATCGTCGCGGAGTTCAAAACCGACATCGCTATGGGCGGCTGGCTGCCGTCTGTCTACGCTGTCGTCACCGGATCGCTCTATCTTCCTTGCGGGCGTCTTTCCGATCTCTTCGGGCGCAGGCGGACGCTCAGCGCCGGCTTTCTCATTTATACTCTGACCGCGATGATGGCCGCCTT
Above is a window of Candidatus Binatia bacterium DNA encoding:
- a CDS encoding extracellular solute-binding protein encodes the protein MKPRPSLRALISLLLIHCAFLCPVFAAESWKPEWEKTIQAAKREGEVAVYGPHNPMYLPLWETFQKAFAGIKINFLPGKGSDLTQKILTERRAGKYLADLIMGGSSNYVAYPPGVLEPLRPVMILPEVHDESAWWQKKLWFADSQNQSAILLTGELGTRRGSYNTSLLDPKEVQSWWDLLKPKFKGKLGTFDPLVSGGGGETFVFFYAAPALGPRFISRLLTETDILVTRHLEQGTDWLGQGKILFYIGSGQPVMRAKQQGLPVDLLPHPLKEGDIMGGGACCLALLNRAPHPNAAKVFVNWVLSREGQIAWQKYSETNSLRMDIPKDDLPLWARPQSGIEYYMLNASQNQDPAKIKAMQKVAEKALKKK
- a CDS encoding isochorismatase family cysteine hydrolase, with the translated sequence MLDLAGKKIPSTLAEIVDPRRTALLLWDMEYAIAPNAFNYKEIAANLKTLAGVARRAGVQVFYSLQTPFDLVKEEAGVWVRLRMKRANVTDVAQLLKEKDDPHGREIVEELKPEPSDIVFKKRRPDGFIGTDFDLMLRSRGIGAIVIGGVATEGGVEGTARSGRNLGYDVVVLKDGVGSRNRELHEMALKLMERTQFDVATVDEVAAVWRKKGK
- a CDS encoding ATP-binding cassette domain-containing protein — its product is MRKIPALDIRGVSYALDGKKILDSVSWTIEPGEHWAILGPNGSGKTTLLRIACGFLWPNAGGDVYRKGRSLINLPELRKSIGWVSATLASQIPPREPVLRTVVSGKYAQVGLFEWPWEAPTKKDFALAEEYLEQMSAASLEDQEFGTLSQGEQQKVMIVRARMTRPYLILLDEPCAGLDPGARENFLASLKKLGKRKQVPALVYVTHHVEEILPMFKKTLILKQGRVLASGKTSALLKPETLEKLYGVSLSTIRKKGRCWPIAG
- a CDS encoding amidohydrolase family protein: MRAIDADTHVIETERTWEYMRGDEAKSRPVLVPTESGRKGWLIDGKIFSRGVNVNPDIPADVREMRDIEARLRHMNELEIDVQILYPSLFLRALTSRAEVEAGLCRSYNRWVNDLCAETNGRLRWVAAAPLLSTEAALAEARFAKDHGACALFMRGIMCDKILSDPYFYPFYEEAQKLDLAVCVHASTGGFQWMEIFERESGFAKFKLAVLSAFHAIVHDGIPARFPRLRFGFIEVRAQWLPYVYHELAKRFEKNGKPLGKDWMRENRLYVACQTDDDLSYVLKYSGEDNIVIGSDYGHADTSSEIEALRILHNKGELKAAVIGKILYDNPTALYNL
- a CDS encoding NAD(P)-dependent oxidoreductase, yielding MKEIGVIGLGNAGKPIAERLLKKGHRLKVYDLNPEAMNALAERGATKTASAREAVSEFTLTILPSSTEVKAATFGKNGVCAAVQPGGALIDLSGTDPQFARELEQQVEKRGAHFLGATLHAAGAPAITIPKGLLSIVVGGKKEALEKCLGILKDLSQKVICVAEPWMPKAMKIAVIMFAAANSIISAEVLSWLTAQSIDPKLFHELLKTTGSRESAGRVEDFLKRMNSYGGALSNSYKDIRQALEIAGLLDLPLPLMNTVNQLQEMGRAQGFSRLNTPAAMGKLYEMLTGQDLSGAVADSEKVFPEPSETEVIYLEEIKK